In one window of Macrobrachium nipponense isolate FS-2020 chromosome 2, ASM1510439v2, whole genome shotgun sequence DNA:
- the LOC135220466 gene encoding putative nuclease HARBI1, translating into MSVPYGTYRNNGRVSDGGVYGNTRFSQDLTEDKLHIPAPSPLPGTTDPVPYVLIGDDAFPLLENIMKPYSHANLTKEQQIYNYRVSRARNVVERTFGMLSSRFRILHSTINLSPTKVSKIILACCYLHNYMSGDGEQYVEIISRRQLIPFEPTVQQSSLSAKDVRNKYCQYFNGPGWMP; encoded by the coding sequence ATGTCAGTTCCTTATGGTACATATAGGAACAATGGAAGAGTCTCAGATGGGGGTGTTTATGGAAACACAAGATTTAGTCAGGACTTAACAGAGGATAAACTACACATTCCTGCACCAAGCCCTCTACCAGGAACAACTGATCCTGTTCCTTATGTTTTAATAGGGGATGATGCGTTCCCTCTGTTGGAGAATATCATGAAGCCATATAGTCATGCCAATCTTACTAAAGAACAACAGATATACAATTATAGGGTGTCACGAGCCAGAAATGTAGTGGAAAGGACCTTTGGCATGTTGTCATCTAGGTTTCGTATTTTACACTCGACAATCAATCTATCCCCAACTAAAGTGTCCAAAATAATCCTTGCATGTTGCTACTTGCATAATTATATGAGTGGAGATGGAGAACAATATGTAGAAATTATCAGTAGAAGGCAGCTCATTCCTTTTGAACCAACTGTTCAACAGTCTTCATTGTCAGCCAAGGATGTACGCAATAAGTATTGTCAGTATTTCAATGGCCCAGGATGGATGCCATAG